One Desertibacillus haloalkaliphilus DNA window includes the following coding sequences:
- the hepT gene encoding heptaprenyl diphosphate synthase component II: MKLADIYLFLQADIEKIEKELEVALRARHPVLREASTELLKAGGKRIRPVFVLLAGQFGHYDIKNLQQIAVPLELIHMASLVHDDVIDDAELRRGKKTTKARWDNRVAMYTGDYIFAKAVETTTYFENPQVHQVLSNAMVEMCIGEVEQIRDQYNWGQTLRVYLRRIKRKTALLIAVSCQLGAIASGATKKVQRDLYTFGYNVGMSYQITDDILDFIGTEKELGKPAGSDLKQGNVTLPALYAMFHQADIKDMITEQLSESTNERVNMDTIIAAIKQSGGIEFSKNISDRYLQKAFEMLERLPDIPAKSSLTQIAEYIGKRKF, from the coding sequence ATGAAATTAGCTGATATTTATTTATTTTTACAGGCAGATATTGAAAAAATAGAAAAAGAATTAGAGGTTGCCCTCCGAGCTCGGCACCCAGTATTACGAGAAGCCTCTACAGAATTGTTGAAGGCTGGTGGAAAACGGATCCGCCCTGTTTTTGTGTTGTTAGCAGGTCAGTTCGGTCATTATGACATTAAGAATTTACAACAAATTGCTGTTCCGCTTGAACTTATACATATGGCATCACTTGTTCATGATGATGTGATTGACGATGCTGAACTGAGGCGTGGCAAAAAAACAACAAAAGCTAGATGGGACAATCGAGTTGCCATGTATACTGGAGATTATATCTTTGCTAAGGCGGTAGAAACAACGACGTATTTTGAGAACCCTCAAGTCCATCAAGTCCTATCAAATGCGATGGTCGAGATGTGTATTGGTGAGGTTGAACAGATCCGTGATCAATATAATTGGGGACAAACTCTTCGCGTATATTTACGGCGGATTAAACGGAAAACAGCTTTGCTGATTGCTGTAAGTTGTCAATTAGGGGCGATAGCATCGGGTGCAACAAAGAAAGTGCAACGAGATCTTTATACATTCGGTTATAATGTTGGGATGTCTTACCAAATAACTGACGATATTCTGGACTTTATCGGCACAGAAAAAGAATTAGGGAAACCTGCTGGTAGTGATTTGAAACAAGGGAATGTAACACTACCTGCTCTTTATGCGATGTTTCACCAGGCAGATATAAAAGATATGATTACAGAACAATTAAGTGAATCAACCAATGAGCGTGTAAACATGGATACGATTATTGCTGCAATTAAACAGTCTGGTGGGATAGAATTTTCAAAGAACATCAGTGATCGCTATCTGCAAAAAGCATTTGAAATGCTTGAAAGGTTGCCAGATATACCAGCAAAATCGTCATTGACCCAAATTGCAGAATATATTGGAAAGCGTAAATTTTGA
- a CDS encoding heptaprenyl diphosphate synthase component 1, which translates to MNKINHFNDKVIEFKECFYERVKHPYLQKFIQDPVVDDDKILFLYMMLSEQQLPTKLVKECVLSSMLVQAALDTHEEVSLQNIKSDTIKKNHQLTVLAGDFYSSLYYFLLSKNNYISMIRVFSRSIQESNEHKMSVYKNKQSFEENSRDVRVIESVLLQNIANHFTLTSWSTFYEQFFFLKRFIFERNQLLYGKKLPLIRSFITDFISADTSDPLREEVLSKVLHVCQAHIDATRSELVALCDSFPKHKELLLDRIDRLMKDGHHFNEKVAEEG; encoded by the coding sequence ATGAACAAAATCAATCATTTCAATGATAAAGTCATTGAGTTCAAAGAATGTTTTTATGAACGGGTCAAGCATCCGTATTTACAAAAATTTATTCAAGACCCGGTTGTTGATGATGATAAAATTTTATTTCTTTATATGATGTTATCTGAACAGCAACTGCCAACTAAACTGGTGAAAGAATGCGTGTTGTCATCAATGCTCGTTCAAGCAGCACTTGATACTCATGAAGAGGTCTCCCTACAAAATATAAAATCCGACACCATTAAAAAGAATCACCAGTTGACCGTATTAGCTGGGGACTTTTATAGTAGTTTGTATTATTTTTTGCTCTCAAAAAATAATTATATATCGATGATCCGAGTGTTTAGTCGTTCCATCCAGGAATCCAATGAGCATAAGATGAGTGTTTATAAAAACAAACAATCGTTTGAAGAGAATAGTCGTGATGTACGTGTGATTGAATCAGTTTTATTGCAAAATATCGCTAATCACTTTACACTTACGTCATGGAGTACGTTCTATGAACAGTTTTTCTTTTTAAAGCGGTTTATTTTTGAAAGAAATCAATTATTATATGGAAAGAAGCTTCCACTTATCCGCTCATTTATCACTGATTTTATTAGTGCGGATACAAGTGATCCGCTTCGAGAGGAAGTCCTGAGCAAGGTGTTACATGTTTGTCAGGCACATATTGATGCAACTCGGTCTGAATTGGTGGCTTTGTGCGATTCTTTTCCAAAACATAAAGAATTACTTCTTGATCGAATTGATCGACTGATGAAAGACGGGCATCACTTTAATGAAAAAGTTGCGGAAGAGGGTTAG
- the mtrB gene encoding trp RNA-binding attenuation protein MtrB translates to MSAGQDFFVIKAKEDGVNVMGLTRGTDTRFHHSEKLDKGEVMVAQFTEHTSAVKVRGKAIIQTSHGEIDTEA, encoded by the coding sequence ATGAGTGCGGGACAAGATTTTTTTGTTATTAAAGCCAAAGAGGATGGAGTCAATGTAATGGGGCTGACAAGAGGTACAGATACAAGATTCCATCATTCGGAAAAGCTAGACAAGGGTGAAGTGATGGTCGCGCAATTTACCGAACATACATCGGCTGTTAAGGTGCGTGGGAAAGCGATTATTCAAACGAGCCATGGAGAGATCGATACAGAAGCGTAA
- a CDS encoding UbiX family flavin prenyltransferase — translation MTSHKGIYTVGITGASGAIYGVRLTQVLLQQQYKVHLIITEAGWQVFREELSLDTSDRAAVIAQLFPDSSELLEYHGLHEYTASIASGSYQNDGMIIIPCSMGTLSGIAAGASGNLLERTADVMLKEGRTLVIVPRETPLNQIHLENMLKVTKVGGKILPAMPGYYHLPTSIDDIVNFVVGKALDSLSVDHQLFTRWGE, via the coding sequence ATGACTTCTCATAAGGGGATCTATACGGTTGGTATCACCGGTGCAAGTGGAGCGATATATGGAGTTCGTCTAACACAAGTATTACTCCAACAACAATATAAAGTCCACCTCATCATAACGGAAGCGGGATGGCAAGTGTTTCGTGAGGAGCTATCATTAGATACTAGTGACCGTGCGGCTGTTATAGCGCAATTATTTCCTGATTCCTCTGAATTGCTTGAGTATCATGGATTGCATGAGTATACAGCATCGATTGCTAGTGGGTCTTACCAAAATGATGGAATGATTATTATCCCTTGCTCAATGGGGACGTTATCGGGTATTGCTGCAGGTGCTTCCGGTAATTTGTTGGAACGAACAGCAGATGTCATGTTAAAAGAAGGCCGGACGCTAGTGATTGTTCCGCGAGAAACACCGCTCAACCAAATTCACCTTGAGAACATGTTAAAGGTGACAAAGGTCGGGGGAAAGATTTTACCAGCAATGCCAGGATATTATCACCTGCCTACGTCGATTGATGATATCGTTAATTTTGTTGTTGGGAAAGCACTTGATAGTTTATCGGTTGATCATCAGCTCTTTACAAGATGGGGGGAGTAA
- the folE gene encoding GTP cyclohydrolase I FolE: MENFDQEKIEQAVRMILEAIGEDPDREGLLDTPKRVAKMYGEVFQGLNQDPKEHFATIFGEDHEELVLVKDIPFYSMCEHHLVPFFGKAHVGYIPRGGKVTGLSKLARAVEAVAKRPQLQERITSTVADSLVETLDPHGVIVVVEAEHMCMTMRGVKKPGSSTVTSAVRGVFSDDAAARAEVLSLINS; the protein is encoded by the coding sequence TTGGAAAATTTTGATCAAGAAAAAATCGAACAAGCTGTTCGAATGATATTAGAAGCGATTGGGGAAGACCCAGATCGAGAAGGCCTTTTAGATACACCAAAACGAGTCGCTAAGATGTATGGTGAAGTGTTTCAAGGGTTAAATCAAGACCCGAAAGAGCATTTTGCTACGATTTTCGGAGAAGATCACGAAGAGCTTGTACTCGTTAAAGATATTCCATTTTATTCAATGTGTGAACACCACCTCGTTCCATTTTTCGGAAAAGCTCATGTTGGATATATCCCTAGAGGTGGAAAAGTAACAGGTCTAAGTAAATTAGCTCGCGCTGTCGAGGCTGTAGCTAAACGCCCTCAGCTTCAAGAAAGAATTACGTCAACGGTTGCGGATTCATTAGTTGAAACGCTCGATCCACATGGCGTGATTGTTGTCGTCGAGGCGGAACATATGTGTATGACGATGAGAGGTGTTAAAAAGCCTGGTTCATCAACCGTAACCTCAGCTGTACGTGGTGTGTTTTCTGATGATGCTGCTGCGAGAGCAGAAGTATTATCATTAATTAATAGCTAA
- a CDS encoding menaquinone biosynthesis protein, with the protein MAVAVGEISYTNIWPLYYYLDRARLKQLGCSFIPHVPAQLNHAMATGVIDVGGISSFAYAENVDRYQLLPDLAVASKKQVGSIFLFSKVPITDLHEKKIALTSSSATSVNLLKIILKNFYDIDVNYSVQAPNFGEMMATHDACLLIGDDAILTLWRKARGYYRYDMGELWYEHTGYPMTYAVFAVRNEVLANERDVIEALHQEFIHSKQKSEREHYQPMIAKIRNDFGGERSFWETYFSGLTHDLDEKQLEGLLYYYKLAYQQGLLKKQVQSISLWSAHGKCHSIL; encoded by the coding sequence ATGGCAGTAGCGGTAGGAGAAATTTCCTATACAAACATTTGGCCTCTATATTATTATTTGGACCGTGCACGCTTAAAACAGTTAGGGTGCTCATTCATCCCGCATGTGCCTGCGCAGTTAAACCATGCGATGGCTACGGGTGTGATTGATGTCGGAGGGATATCATCATTTGCCTATGCAGAAAATGTTGATCGGTATCAATTATTACCAGATTTAGCAGTCGCTTCGAAGAAACAGGTTGGATCGATCTTCTTATTTTCAAAAGTCCCGATTACTGACTTACATGAGAAAAAAATTGCATTGACCTCTAGTTCAGCTACGTCAGTAAATCTATTGAAAATAATCCTTAAAAACTTCTATGATATAGATGTGAATTATTCAGTACAAGCTCCCAATTTTGGTGAGATGATGGCCACTCATGATGCTTGCTTATTAATTGGTGATGATGCGATTTTGACCTTATGGAGAAAGGCGAGAGGGTATTATCGCTATGATATGGGTGAATTGTGGTACGAGCATACAGGGTATCCGATGACATATGCTGTATTTGCAGTTCGAAATGAAGTGTTAGCCAATGAACGTGACGTTATTGAAGCTTTGCATCAAGAGTTTATTCATAGTAAACAGAAAAGTGAGCGTGAGCACTATCAACCGATGATTGCAAAAATACGGAACGATTTTGGGGGAGAGCGTTCGTTTTGGGAAACGTATTTTTCCGGTTTGACACATGATCTCGATGAAAAACAACTTGAAGGATTGCTTTATTATTATAAACTTGCCTATCAGCAAGGATTACTAAAAAAGCAGGTACAATCAATCTCATTATGGAGTGCACACGGCAAATGTCATTCCATTTTATAG
- a CDS encoding demethylmenaquinone methyltransferase: MARSKEERVHQVFESISKNYDMMNSVISFQRHKAWRKDTMKRMQIKKGSAALDLCCGTADWTIALAHAVGQEGHVIGLDFSKNMLAVGEEKVNEQKLTNVELVHGNAMELPYPDQQFDYVTIGFGLRNVPDYMQVLKEMYRVLKPGGKVVCLETSKPTIPVFKHVYYFYFKSIMPLFGKIFAKSYEEYSWLQESTMSFPGREELANLFEEAGFTIVEVKPYSLGVAALHLGEKPGK; the protein is encoded by the coding sequence ATGGCACGATCAAAAGAAGAGCGGGTTCATCAAGTGTTCGAATCAATTTCAAAAAATTACGATATGATGAATTCAGTTATAAGTTTTCAACGTCATAAAGCTTGGCGTAAAGACACAATGAAACGAATGCAAATCAAAAAAGGAAGTGCAGCACTAGATTTGTGTTGTGGGACTGCAGATTGGACGATTGCATTAGCTCATGCTGTTGGACAAGAAGGTCACGTCATTGGCCTAGACTTTAGTAAAAACATGTTAGCCGTTGGAGAAGAGAAAGTGAATGAACAGAAGTTAACGAATGTGGAATTGGTCCACGGGAATGCGATGGAACTTCCATATCCGGATCAGCAATTTGACTATGTAACCATAGGGTTTGGTTTGCGTAATGTTCCTGATTATATGCAAGTCTTAAAGGAAATGTACCGTGTGTTAAAGCCGGGGGGGAAAGTGGTCTGCTTAGAAACGTCAAAGCCGACGATTCCGGTGTTTAAGCATGTCTATTATTTTTACTTTAAATCAATTATGCCACTTTTTGGGAAAATATTCGCTAAAAGCTATGAAGAGTACTCATGGTTGCAAGAGTCAACGATGTCATTTCCGGGACGTGAGGAATTGGCTAACCTTTTTGAAGAAGCTGGATTTACGATCGTAGAGGTGAAACCATATTCGTTAGGTGTGGCGGCATTACACCTAGGGGAAAAACCAGGAAAATAA
- the ndk gene encoding nucleoside-diphosphate kinase has protein sequence MEKTFLMIKPDGVQRNLVGEIVSRFEKKGFTLVGAKMITISNELAEKHYAEHKERPFFGELVDFITSGPVFAMVWEGENVISTARTMMGATNPAEAAPGTIRGDYGVQVAMNVIHGSDSPESAEREIGIFFNQEELNEYTKTINSWV, from the coding sequence ATGGAAAAAACATTTTTAATGATTAAACCAGATGGAGTGCAACGTAATTTAGTTGGGGAAATCGTATCAAGATTTGAAAAGAAAGGCTTTACATTAGTAGGCGCAAAAATGATAACGATTTCAAATGAGCTTGCTGAAAAGCACTATGCTGAACATAAAGAGCGTCCTTTCTTTGGAGAGTTAGTTGATTTTATTACATCTGGACCTGTATTTGCGATGGTTTGGGAAGGAGAAAATGTGATTTCAACCGCTCGTACAATGATGGGAGCAACGAATCCTGCTGAAGCAGCTCCAGGGACTATTCGTGGAGATTACGGTGTTCAAGTAGCGATGAATGTCATTCATGGTTCAGATTCACCGGAAAGTGCAGAACGAGAAATTGGTATCTTCTTTAATCAAGAAGAATTAAATGAATACACAAAAACAATTAATTCTTGGGTATAA
- a CDS encoding UbiA-like polyprenyltransferase, with product MIRKLKIILEMIKFEHTVFALPFAFLGAILGSQIVEGTWPTLMEWVWITLAMVGARSAAMSLNRVIDAQIDKKNPRTATRAIPAGLISKLEILVFILASFVVLFFAAYQLNLLAVYLLPVAVFFLVIYSYTKRFTWACHLILGMTIGLAPLGGWVGATGTLTWEAVVLFIGVALWTAGFDVIYATQDADYDRDVGLYSIPSRFGIARSLLLAKLFHVISFIALVSMFVITPLGWVYLIGVVIAGAIMVYEHSLVSADDLSKVGVAFFTMNGILSVVMFIFTIGDFLL from the coding sequence GTGATTAGAAAGTTAAAGATAATACTAGAAATGATAAAGTTTGAACATACGGTTTTCGCTTTGCCTTTCGCCTTTTTGGGAGCTATTTTAGGTTCTCAAATTGTTGAAGGGACATGGCCTACACTCATGGAGTGGGTATGGATTACACTGGCTATGGTCGGTGCAAGAAGTGCAGCGATGTCTCTTAACCGTGTGATTGATGCACAGATTGATAAGAAAAATCCAAGGACAGCAACACGTGCGATACCTGCGGGTTTAATTTCGAAGCTTGAAATTCTTGTCTTTATTCTCGCTTCCTTTGTCGTTCTCTTTTTCGCGGCTTATCAGTTGAATCTACTGGCTGTTTACTTGTTACCAGTTGCTGTTTTCTTTTTAGTGATTTATTCATACACGAAGCGATTTACATGGGCTTGTCATCTGATCCTAGGAATGACAATTGGGCTTGCACCGCTTGGAGGCTGGGTAGGTGCAACAGGAACATTAACATGGGAAGCGGTTGTCTTGTTTATTGGAGTCGCATTATGGACAGCAGGGTTTGATGTGATTTACGCCACACAGGATGCGGATTATGACCGTGATGTTGGCTTATATTCCATTCCGAGTCGCTTTGGTATTGCCCGTTCATTACTATTGGCAAAGCTTTTTCACGTCATTAGTTTCATAGCACTTGTAAGCATGTTTGTGATTACACCGCTAGGCTGGGTGTATCTCATTGGTGTTGTGATTGCTGGTGCGATCATGGTGTATGAACATTCATTAGTATCTGCTGATGACTTATCAAAAGTTGGAGTCGCATTCTTTACAATGAACGGAATTTTAAGTGTAGTCATGTTTATTTTTACGATAGGAGATTTTCTGCTATGA